The Triticum aestivum cultivar Chinese Spring chromosome 4B, IWGSC CS RefSeq v2.1, whole genome shotgun sequence sequence TGATTTCTTTTCTTCAGAGTCAACTGGTGTATATGCTGATATGTTTAGTCTGTTCCAAAATTAATTTGTAAAGTAGCCTGAACAATTGTACAGTCTCTCTGTGTATCAGTACTTTGTTTTTGGGCAACTTGAAGAAATCAGTTTCTCATGACATGTGAAAATGAGTTTATTTACCTTAACTGTTGCTTTTATTAGTTAAGAAAGATGTTTGTGAGATAGTCATCACAGTGAAGCTTGGCGAAGGGACTTCTGGTGAGGCCTACAAGGCTGGAAGCACTGCATGTAAAGTGGTACCCTCTCATGGATACTCATTTGTCAACTAATAGATGGCCATACTAGAGGCACATGCAGCGCGCACACAAGGACCCTAACAGGTTGTAAATGTGTACGTGGACAATCTTTAAATACCTAGATTATTATTATTTAAATACCTGGATGATTATTCCACATAAACAGAGTCATTGTCATTTTAACACAAGAAGCAAGCAGTGTCCCGTAACACAGATAGCTAATGTTTGTGTTGAGTAGCAAAATTCATTCATTAGTCATGGGGCATCAAGAAGAGCAAACACCAATGCTGTGAGACATACCTGTTCCATTAACCATGCAGAAAGTAGTAAAGCCTTTCACCTTGGCAAGGCACTGTGATCCATGGCCTAGCTCAAGCATGCCATAGCTCCCTGTATAATGCGTCGCTAGAACTCCCTGCACAAAGGATTTATTATGTGAACGAGGCATACAATTCAAGGGGCCTTTCACCTTAATTTATAGTGGTAGGTTTTAGCAGCTGATCATGAGTTAATTTAACCAGCATTACTGTATCTAAACGGGTACTACATGCAGGGATCAGGGATCCACCACTTGCCTGACGTGCTAGCACCAATTTACAATATAACCATAAGATTTTATTTCTCAAAATATAGGAGCTTCATGGACTACAGCACCCTGTTCCATTTCATCAATGAACCAAGAGTTTTACAGCGGGTAGGAAGCCAGGGTTCCCACAACCATAAGAAGTGAAGATAAAACACATTGTGATTATTCAACACAGAATTTGAGAATTTGAGGTGCACCAAATCGAGCATTTTTCCCCACTAAACAGGTTGGAATTTGCAAACATCCAAAAGGAAAGGAAAAGATAATGTATCAACCAAACTATCAAAACTACTAGAAATTCTCTATGCCCTTTTGGATTTCATCAAGGCATAACAAAAGTGCCAAACAATCAACCTAGACAACGATATTACTAAAAGTTATTTAGTGCTAGAAAACAATGCCGGGTCTCCTTGAATTATACCCAAGTCCACATCTCTACTTCTTTAGTATCCACCCAGGAACTCATTACTCTCCAGGGAAGCTCAATTCAAGTAGAACAAGCCAAGGAAACGCACAACAACCCCAAACAGCAATAGCAAAGCAAAGGAACCGAACTTGAGGCACCCGAGGCGCTGGAATTCGCCATCTTTGCCGCCCAGTCCAAATGACTCCCGGCCAGAACTAATGAGTGTGGGTTGATATGCTCGCCCCATGCGCGCCTCCACGGATCTTGCCCCACTCCACGGCCATGGCAACGGCCGGGACGGAGCACACATGACACTACGACAGCGATTCCTGTATGTTGTCATTCAATCAACCGACAAGCTATGATGTCATAAAATATTTCTAAACCAACATGTGAATACCTCGCGCCTTCATCCTCCCATCTTCCTCTCTGCATTTGTTTTCTCTCTTGACTTCAACACCATTTCTCTATTTGTTAGGTAGGCTGAAGGGAAACCTCCTTCTTGCCACTATACTCTCAATCAACATGGATACAACACGGGCTATTATCGACTTGAGAGCGTCTATCCTCCGTAGGCTACCTTTGTCAAGACCATTCCCGATTCAAGTGGCCAGAAAAAGTTCACTTTGCCCAAAAATAAGAAGCAACTAGATTtatgttgagagggcatttggggCGAGCCTATCTAACTTCCAGACCAGAATCCAGCCATATTTGATGAGTTCTATGTACGAGCAGTAGAGACTTGAGTGTCTGAATATTCTCTCAATACTTGGCTCCCTCTcgccctttgcgccattggcgcaacgggtcatctagtaatGTATAAAGGTCGAACTAGAAAAACTTAACTTTGTTCATTCAAATATTAGTTGTGATTGAATAACAAAATAGATCTTTACTTAGATCATGGTTCTTGGTAAAGTAAATTTCTGGAAGCATCATAATATCTAGAAATGAAAACTATTTAACACGTTTTGTTTAAGAAATGTTCTTCACCCATAAGAAATGTAGCAACCAATTAGAAGTATAAAACTAAGTTGATAATCTGGTACAAAGTTTATTAAAAGCAACTAACTAATGCATTTTAAACAATATTTCTTCTTTGTGTTTCTTAGGTCATCTAATGATTTCCTCCCATGTTTTAAATATTTAGACTAAATTATGCATATACACTACAAATGTATCTTTGAGAAATCCTATTATTGGACACAATAACAAATCTCAATACATGAAGCAAGAACTTGTACCTCTTAGTTTGGAGATGTTCTCTGAGCATTTCGATAAGACGTGACTCACAAGTGTGAATAGATGTCTCTGTGCCAAGTTTGGATAGTAAAGGATGGAGAAGTTTTTGAATGTCAGGCTTTTGAGACACCGTCACGAGCGCATGAGTGTCAAATTCTCCCTTGACTCTACGGTATACCTCATTGGCAAGTGTTGTTTTTCCCAGACTTCCAAATCCCACAATTGATACCGCCTTCAACTTCTTCTCCTCATCCATTAACCAACTGACAAGCTCATTCGCTGGCCCTTCTATACCCACAAGGTCAGCCACTTCTGTATAGAGTGCAGTGGATCGTAGATCAATGTCAACATCACTTGATGGGGGTATACGAAGCGCATACCTTCTATGACGTTCACTTGCCTCTAGCACAAGTTTTTGACCTCTTCAATTTGTCCAGCAATCCAATGACGAGCCCTCAAAGTTTTGAGGCGTCGAACAGTATTGCTAACAAGCCCAGTAGTTTTACCATTCTCACCAATGCTTTGCATGAAGTCATCGATGATGTCCTCAATGTCATAGGACATCTCCCTCACCGAGTCTCTCCACCTCTTAGTTTGTGAATCTAGCTCTTCAAGATCTGAAAGCCCATCAAGAGCATCCTTCATGTAGGCAAGCTCATTGCTAATGAACCTCACTTCTTTTCGCAGGTTCTTCAGCCTTGCAAACTCCTTTCCCATGAGGGTTGTCAGCTTACCCAACAAAGAGTTCATCACACCAGTAGAAGCACTCACCATTATTCCAGCCATCTCTTGATGAACAGCTTATCTTGGCCCCAGGTTAACTATACTCCTGCAGAATGGGAATTGGATGGATCAGAACTTCAGAATAGTTTTCTTCCTAGATGACCCTCATTGGGACTCCAGACAACTTCCGAGATGCCGATAGCTAGCTAGCATGATAACCAGAGGGAATGAAGATACCAACCAATCCAACAGAAAGCAATGCAGTTTGATGATTTGGAAGCAATTTCACAGCAAATGAGCTTGAGTTTGGAGAGATTTAGTTACCTGAAATTTGCAGCGTGTGCTTGGGCTGTTCCATGGCCAAAGCGAGAAGCACCGAATGCCGGCTGGTTCACCAGTCGATCAAGATCTGGTCTGTGAGAAAAATGGAATAGCTCGCACCTACTGGTTATGGAGAAGATGACATTGAATTGCAGCTGCAAGTGAGGTAGACGAAAGAAAGTGCATAACTTAACAAGATACCGGCCCTCTGCAATAATGGAGTCTAAAAAATTAAGCATGTGCAATACTTAACCTAACACGAGACACGCGTTCCAACAGGTCTCTCTCACAGGACGGGCCTGCACTGAACTTACCCTACAGAGTTGGTTCCCAGTTGCTTTCCAGTTTATACTTTCTTTTTTCCTTGCGAGCTACTAATCGAGACTGGATCACCTCTACGTTCACGCTAGGGCCAACAACTGGCAGGATATTATTAACTGTAGTTGTCCTCTAGATTCACCCTGCCTAGTGTTAACGAGGCTGCATGCATGCAGTTCATAGTTAATTAACTTCAATTAATCATCTAGATCCACGCCAAACCCAACCACAGAAAATAGTCATACACATTTCCATGTGCAAGCCAGTGAAGACTTGGCCATGCACATGTCTACAGATCATAATGTCAGAGCTTTCGCTCTGCATTGTTTCAATATTTCCGAAAGAGCTTCGAAATCTCACCAGAGAGAATGCATATGTAGATTGGCGGCCAGGTTTTCCTTTCACTCATGAAATGACACCCTTGCTGCTCCTCACTAGCTTCTACCGAAAAATTCTTGGTTTTGTTAGGACTGGTAGCAAGAAACTGATGAGGCTGGGCATGCGCTGCAGCTAACTCTGAAACTTGGTGGGCTTTCTTCCTTCCATTTGTACACGCACCTCCCTGTGTAAGTATACACACACTACTATATCAATATAATACTTGCAAGTCCTGCAGCGCTTTGTAGAAAAGTTCTCATCAGCTAATCCGTAATACTAATATGATGAGTTGACCAAGATGGCGTATCAATACCAGAATGCTGATTATCCCTAGAGATTAAGGTGCAGATTTGCACACATGAGACATAAACTTATTGACGGATATTTGTTTGGGCTAGCTCGAATTGCTGATCCATGTGTCATACTGGCAGGGCATGTATCTCCCAGGAACTGTACAATACGGCAGGTTAACCATCACCGGTAACTGTCAGGAAAGCTTTCCATGCCAGTCCTTCCAGGAATAATAGCTCTCCCTGGATAAGGATCTGTGTGAAGTAATGCCTCAGGAAACCTCACAGGAAAAGTTTTATGACGGTTTTCACTACCTTAATCCGGCGCAGCTTTACACCATCATGAAAGAAATAAGGATTCTGCTAATGTATAAGCTCCTTCGCCTAACGGCAATCTTTCTTAACATATGGGTCAACTCTAACACATGACATCAGGGCATACGTACGTCTCAAAACACAAATTAAACAAGGGGTCAGGTACCAAGACTTGCTATCCTATGCCAAGTCCTTCTGTTATAGCCAGCCAACTCTACCATTACTCCACTATTACCCCTAACTGTACATACAAAACAAAAGCAACTTGTTTAGGATGCCTAAAACAAATGCCAGCTGCAAGCATCTATGTCCTACCCACTACTAGCACAGATAAAAATATGGCTCTAAACTAATGAGCAACTTGATTAACTTATCCAGGGTCTAACTGTTCCATTATATATCTTCACAACAttcaaaattttgatatataatgtaATGACACACAAATGACGCGACGACAACGATGAACCAGGAAGCTGCGTTCTGTCTCAGCAAAAGCTAGCTTGTGAACACCTATACACCGATCCACAAACATCAACAAGTCCCTGGGAGCTCACCTCCACTCAAACAAATACGGACTATCAGGAAGGAGGATCGTGACCCGAGCTAGGTAAGGCTCACTTTGTTCGCCCAGCATCTTTTTCCAGACAAGAGAAACGTTTTTTCCTTTTTGCGACGAAGACATGAGAAAAGGTCGATCAGCATCTCCGCATTTGCATTGGCATATTTCATTCAAACAATCAAGTCTTTTCAGGACCGATCAGGAGAGTTGTATGCCAATGGTATCGATGAAGCAGAGCAGAGGAGAGAAGGAGGACATCCGCACCTTGGGAACAGCATTGCATCGCGGCCGCCGGGGCAATGCCGTGGAAGAAGAGGCGCACGCATGGGAGCACGCACGCGGCATAATCGTGGTTAgcagcgtgcgcgcgcgcgcggtCCAGGAGAAGAGATGGCGTCTCACGGCGCGgctggcattccgtcgaacagCTGCCGCGCGCCGCGGTGTGGATGTGGACGCGGCTGGCGGGGAGCCGGCCCGGCGAGCGCCGCGTCGGGATGGCTTGGAGCGGGGCCCCATGGTTGGTGGAGAGGACAAGGCCCGCTGGACCGGATGGGTCGGCCGCGAGCGAGAACGGAACGGCAGATTCCGGCGCGGCCGGCCGATTGAAGGGGATCATTTTGTTCGCTACCTGCAGTTGAACCGGTCGGTGTCCCACGCTGGCCGGCCACGGAGCCGACGATGGACGTCAAAACGAGAATTTGATTATGTGGCACCTACGTGTACGCCATATCATGTGATGTGGCAGCTACGTGTATGCCATATCATCACTATTTTTACTTGTTCCCAAAAATTGCGAGATAAGAAAAAATACAACCTCTCACAAAACCATATTCTCGAGTTTTTTTTtgatatttcataatttttggcatCATAATGTTTTATGATAAATACTGTGACTTCTCCTCAACAACACCCCCATGATGCAGGTACAACAATTGTGTCGTTTCACATTGGAATTTGCATTTACAAGCCTTAGGGCATCTTCAGTGACGTTCATCAAACAGACACCCTCAAATGTCCACAAACATCTGCCCGCCCAAAAAATTTCATAAAATGCCTAAATCTAATCGTTCGTGTCAGATGTGAGGTTAGTGACTACCGTGCCAGAGCCGTTGGCCTCATTGTCATTGGCGGCTGGAGCGAACCAGCGGGAGCTGCCGATGTGTGCCTCTTTGCCATCCTCGTCATGTTGCTCCGGCACCTCGTTGTCCTCGCCTTCTAGCACCACAATAGGGCATCGTGTCACTTGTTGTTGATGTGGAGCTGGCATCACTTAGCGTCGACACATGTGTGTCTGCTCTGCACAGATGAGTAAATAGCTCGGTTCTTGTCGATGGGGTCCGGGTCCACAAGAAGCTCCGCCATGCCTGCGTCATCTGCACGCTCCGCCTCCAGTAGGGCCATTGTTGCGCGGTGCTCCTTCAATAGCGTGAGACAGACTTGCTCCTCCGCCTCCGTCACGGAGAGGTTGTCTGCCCTTGCGGTCGCGGCGTCACCTGCcatatctcctcctcctcctcctccccggtgcctccttctccggcagcgccaTGTGATCacactcatcctcctcctccttcttcaccaACGCCATAGGATCACCCtctcatcctctccctcctcctcctcctcctcctcctcccgagcgCGACTTCGGAGAGCTCGGAGGTTGTCCTACCTCAATGTGGGCCTGGCGCGGGGGCTCTGCCGTGTTTTCGGCGCGGCGCTGCGACATCAACATCTTATACCATGTGAACTTGAAGCGAACCATGGTGACGACGACTGATGGGAAGGTGGatgtaggggggggggggctctatTACGGTCGAGAACATGGACAAGTGGAAATGAGAGAAATGTGATGTGAGCTAGTGTTGGGTTCGCCGGACGCCCTTTAAAGGCCAGACTAGGCTCCTCGAGCGAATCACCCGCTGCCCGACCATGAATGCAGCGGGCGGAGTGGCCAAGCTTCAATGCGGAGGTGAATGGGGTAAAAAACCGCGGCGATGGCTTAGTTTGGGATGGGATCCGGTTGTAGCATGCAGGTCGTGACATGGAAACATCCTACCTATATTGTGACATAGTGCATCTTCTGTTTCACCATTTGAAAGATATTTTTGCTCTTTTATCATCCAAAAACATTGCATATGCATGCCACACGCTAAAGAAGAAGTGGTTTGGAATGGTTTTCTGCAAAGCTGTCAATATATATCTCTCTCCAAACTCGAAATACATAGAGAGTTGagttccttttctgttaattagaGAGTTCTAGAGTAAGGAGAAAATTGAGGTTGTTCGATCTACAAGTCCACCTAAATTTGGATGTTAAAGTTGAAGACTTGGAATCTCTCTTGTTGGCTTCTAGTGGAAGTTTGCTCGTCACCATTCATGGATTTGTTTGTCTCGTAAACCGTTATGCctccgcccctccccccccccccccccccccccccgcccccgccccgaTTTGATTCTTCTCTTGCCATATTTGTTTTTGCTCAAATTCTTACTATTGATACCTATTGGTTTGAGTTTGACAATGTTTGATTGTGTGACATTTGAGGCATGACATACATGTGGTTCTTTGATATCTTGATGAATACTTGGAGTATTCAAGCTTAGTCCTACAATGTTTTCGAGGTATATATTAGACAACTTGGTGGTTGGGATTTCATGGTATGGTTATGTTTTCTTAATTACATGCAGAGAAGGTTCTTACATGCAGACAAAGTGATCATTCAAATGCTTGTTGATTTGGTGTGAAGAATTAGCTTTGATTTGATCGCTTTTGCTTTTTTTTAAAGGAGGAaagcccccggcctctgcatctcttGATGCACTCAGCCATATTATTAAAAAAAGGTTCAGGTTCAGAACAAGGTCTCAAACAAACTGCCACAACAAGCGAAAATAGGGTAAGATGACTAGACACCTATCCTATTGTtggaccgtcatccaaaccggttgtaaGTATCTCGCGCGACCAGCTCCCACCGGTTGCACCCAATATCCATAAGCTCCCTGTGAACCGCATGGCTGAGGaacgaccacgtacggatccaagcagACGCTATGAAGATAACCTAAAAAAATTGTAATGGTTTATCTGTTAAAGGAAACATCATTCCTACTATTCCATATAGCCCAAACTAATGCATACACTTCCACTCGAATATGTGCCGCAGTCTTAGGCTCTACCCCGGTTAACCACGTCCCAAATAAATGTGAAACTGTGACGGACAGAGGTACGTTAAAGGTTGTGCGAATGGTCCGCCATAATAACTTAATCAGTGGGCATTTGAGGAAAAGATATTGGATTGTTTCGTCCtgatcacaaaagcaacatcgtTTACTACCCTCCCAACTACGCTTTGCCAAATTATTCTTTGTCAAAATTACTCCCttatgaacaaaccacataaatACCTTTATTTTAACGGCACCTTGATTTTCCAAATGGGAATCGACCTCGGGATAGGTCCGGTGTTTATCAGGTCCGTATACATCGACTTAACAATCTTCAGTGTACGGTATCCGACGTATCAGAAAGGTTAACCTCCATTAACCTACGCAGGAGATGCAACCATCTATCCCATTGTTCACCCACTAGTGTTCGCCTGAACTGAATGTTAAGAGGAACAGAACCCAACACTGTACTAAATGATATTTCTTTCCATTGTGCAATGTTATAAGGAAGGATACTGCAGGGCTAGTGGTGCCTCTCCCAGCCAGATATCTTCCCAAAACCTAGTACCATTTCTATTCCCAACAATGAACTTCCTCCTGTTGAAGAAGGAAACCTTTGTCCTCATTAGCCACATCCGAAAAAGAGAGCCAGTCGGTTGTGCCGTTGCTTGTGCCAGAGTTTTGGAATGCAAGTACTTATTCACTACGGGAAACAGTTAATTTGCCGTCAGGaggcatctttgccgtcagcttttcgtcgggcagacggcaaagaaagggtttgccgtcactcgcagacggcaaagaaaaactgACGGCAAAATAAACTTTGCCTTCTGCAGAaaaaaatacagacggcaaagagctcactttgccgtctgcaatAAAAATCACAGACGACAAAGAACCTTTGTCGTCTGCATTTATTTTGGCAGACGGCaaaaaatctttgccgtctgttttttttTTGTAGACGataaagagctctttgccgtctgtattttttTTTGCAGACGGCAAAGGAAAAGCACACCACGCGGATCGATCACACGGATCGATGACTTGGCGGCATCCTAGCCGCAGATCCCAGCCACTCTCAAGCCGTCGGACGCACGCTCCCACCAACAGGCCATGATGCACGCGCCCCCACACATGCCCCCACCCACGATGCCACGACCGTACCTGCCCCACCCATGACTCCATCTCCTTCTCCCCcgtgctccctcctctctccatcTTTCACGCTCTCTCCTGCTCCCTCATCCCTCCTTCTCCCTCGAGAAGAACCACGTCGCCGGCCAATGCCCGACCGCGCCTCCGGCGCCCCCGAGCAGCCGCACACTGAGCCCAGCGCCCGTCCGTCCCTGAGGAGCCGCACACTACGGCCGACGCCCGCGAGCCCGTCCGTCCGCCGCGGGGCCGAGCATCCTTCCTTCCGCCCATCCGTCCGCCACATCACCAGCGCCGTGTGAAGCTCCACCTCGCGAGCTCGTCCTCACCTGCCGGCCGTCCGCACCCCAGCTCCTCTGGCCGCGCACCCGAGCCCGTCCACACCCTCAGCTCCTCCTCAACCCGCCGTTCGTGCGCTCCGCCTCACGAGCTCTACCGCTAGAGCAGCCAGGAGCTCCGCCTCGCGTGCCTCCTCGCGGCACCGGAGCGAGTCGGCTCCTGAGCGCCGCTGGGCCAGAGCGGCGCGGCTGAGCAGGGCCGTCACCGACGGTCGAGCACCGCCCATCCCCGAGCTTCCTCGCATGCCTCCTCGCAGCACCGGAGCGAGCCAGCTCCCGAGCGCGGCTGAGCAGGGCCATACGACGGTGCAGCGAGCGGAGCACTACAATAGAGAAGGACCCGATTGATTTTTAGTTTTACTTTTTAGGGTCCTGTGTGTTAGTTTCGAGGACTATTCTGTAACATTAGTTTTTTCAGGATCATGTTTGTATTTTGTACTGGACTAACATTGAATAAAAGGCACTAAAGACGGCTGGGACTTTCCCcgttaaaaaagaagaagaaacatagGTAGTGCACTGCATGCGTTGACCGTATCCCTGGGAAGctgtgttttttttttcaaaatgatcctttctttgccgtctgtcataTACGAGGCTGACGGCAAATCTGTGAATAGCTGACGGCAATGATGTAGTCTGGCTGACGGCAAAAGTACTTTTCTTTGCCGTATGTGATTTATAAGGCTGACGGCGAACCAgatttggctgacggcaaagtctttgccgtctggccGACGAAAAGCAGATGGCAAATtattctttgccgacttatctttgccgtctgagtttgccgtctgcttcctgacggcaaagtctttgccgtctggatttaggtctttgccgtctgtgatccacagacggcaaattacttGTTTCATGTAGTGATTACGCAACGACTGTAACCATACCCCATCCCTCTCTACCGCCAATCTGTAGAGCCATTTGCTAAGTAATCATTTATTTTTCACTTCAAGATTTTCAGTTCCCAAACCAACTTGGTCCTTTGGTCTACAAATAATGTTCCATTTGGCCAGCCTATATTTCGTTCTGTTTTCGCTTCTGCTGCCGCCATTACGCTAAACATACACTCATGCTTTTGTTGCAGTTTTATCATCAATGGTTCTTCCCTGTGTCTTTTGACGTTCCTTCTTTGCCGATACCATGAGGTAATAATGTTGTGTGAGGAGGTGGGCTGGGTTGTAACAAACTTGTGAAGAGAAGAGAGACGAAGAAGAGCAGCAGGGCATATTGGACAGCTTGGTGGTTGGGATTTCATG is a genomic window containing:
- the LOC123089586 gene encoding uncharacterized protein — encoded protein: MIPFNRPAAPESAVPFSLAADPSGPAGLVLSTNHGAPLQAIPTRRSPGRLPASRVHIHTAARGSCSTECQPRRETPSLLLDRARAHAANHDYAACVLPCVRLFFHGIAPAAAMQCCSQGRCVYKWKEESPPSFRVSCSACPASSVSCYQS